The window TTTCGCCGAGATGGGGCTGGACTGGCGCTGGGATGTGCCGCTGTACACCCGCTTGTTGGCGGTGTCGGGCGGTAAAGAGCGCATCAAGGCGTATTGGCAAACGCTGGAGACCCAGCCCAAGGACATCACGGGCGCTGGCATGCAGGAGACCATTGACCATCTGCACGAGATCAAGACCGCCGCTTACGAGCAAGCTGTGCAAGACGGTGCAGTACAGATGCGCCCCGGGGTGCTGGCGCTGCTGTCAGCCGCCAGTGCGGCCGGGCTCCAGTTGGCCATCGCCACCACCACCTCGCCTGTCAACATTGCGGCCCTGTTGCGCCAGGCCATCGGGCCGGACTGGCAGCTGCACTTTGCGGTGATCGAAGATGCCTCGACCGCGCCGCGCAAAAAACCCGACCCGATGGTTTACCAGCAAACCCTCTCGCGCTTGGGTTTGGCACCCGAGCATTGCCTGGCGTTTGAAGATTCAGAGAACGGCCTGCGTGCCGCCATGGCCGCAGGTTTGCCCACGGTCATCACCCCCAACGATTTCACTGCCGAGCACGATTTCAAAGGCGCATTGCGCATCGTCCCCAGCCTGCATGGCGTGGGGTTGGCGCAATTACGTGAATGGCACCAATCCGCTTTCAAGGCCACTGCATGAGCACCGTCCGCATTGCCCCCTCCATCTTGTCCGCCGACTTTGCCCGTTTGGGCGAAGAGGTCCGCGCCATTGAAGCCGCTGGCGCGGACTGGGTGCACTTTGATGTGATGGACAACCATTACGTGCCCAACCTGACCATTGGCCCGCTGGTGTGCGAGGCGATCCGCCCGCATGTCCAGATTCCGATCGATGTGCATTTGATGGTCGAGCCGGTCGATGCCTTGGTGCCTTTGTTTGCCAAGGCCGGGGCCAACATCATCACCTTTCACCCCGAAGCCAGCCGCCATGTGGACCGCACTTTGCAAATGATCCGTGACCACGGCTGCAAAGCGGGTCTGGTGTTCAACCCCGCCACGCCGCTGGAGTGGATGGACCATGTGATGGACCGCTTGGACGTGGTCTTGCTCATGAGTGTGAACCCCGGTTTTGGCGGCCAAAAATTCATCCCCTCGACCTTGCCCAAGCTGCAAGCGGCCCGCCAGCGCATCAACACCCATGTGGCCCGGGGTGGCCAGAACATCGTGCTGGAGGTTGACGGCGGCGTGAAGACCGACAACATCGCGCAGATCGTGGCGGCCGGAGCCGACACCTGCGTGGCAGGTAGCGCCGTGTTCGGTGCGCCCGATGCCGACGGCGGCTACCGGGGTGTGATGCAAGCCCTTAAGCAAGCCGCTGTGGCTTGAGTTGAATTCCGAATTCCAGAATTTTTAAAACTTCAGAGAGTGTTGACCCCATGTCCTTGAGCCCCCGCACCACGCCTACCCTGACCCAGTACCTGATCGAAGAGCGTCGCCGTTTTCCCGATGCCAGTGGTGACTTCAATGCCCTGATTTTGGATGTGGCCATGGCCTGCAAAGCCATTGCCAAATCGGTCGCCTATGGCGCTTTGGCCGACATGTACGGCAACCACGCAGCCGATGCCGGTGGCAGCATCAACGTGCAAGGCGAGACTCAGAAAAAGCTGGACGTGGTGAGCAATGAATTGTTCATCCGCATGAACGAGTGGGGCGGCCACTTGGCGGGCATGGCCTCTGAAGAAATGGATTTGCCGTATGACATTCCGCCGCAACACCCCCGTGGCAAATACCTGCTGGTGTTTGACCCACTGGACGGCTCCAGCAACATCGACGTGAACGTGTCGGTGGGCAGCATCTTCAGCGTGCTGCGTGCGCCCGACGCCACCGCCGAGGGTGGGCCATTGACCGAGGCTGATTTCTTCCAACCGGGAACCCGACAGATTGCTGCCGGTTATGCCTTGTATGGCCCCACCACCATGCTGGTGCTGAGCGTGGGCAATGGTGTGGCTGGTTTCACACTCGACCCGGTGATGGGCGAGTTCATGTTGACCCATCCCGAGTTGCGCGTGCCAGAAGACACCCAAGAGTTCGCCATCAACGCCTCCAACAGCCGCTTTTGGGAAGCCCCGGTCAAGCGCTATGTGGACGAGTGTTTGGCTGGCAAAACTGGCCCGCGTGGCAAGGACTTCAACATGCGCTGGATCGCCTCCATGGTGGCGGAAGCCCATCGCATCTTGATGCGCGGCGGCGTTTTCATGTACCCCCGTGACACCAAAGATCCGAGCAAGCCCGGCCGCCTGCGCCTGCTTTATGAGGCCAACCCGGTCGGCTTCATCATGGAGCAAGCCGGAGGCCGCGCCAGCACGGGACAAGTCCCCATGTTGAGTGTGCAGCCCACCAGCTTGCACCAGCGCATTGGCCTGGTGTTTGGCTCCAAAAACGAGGTCGAGCGCATTGAGCGTTACCACGCCGAGCCGCCCAAGCAAGACAGCTTTGCCCCGCTGTTTGGCGAGCGCAGCCTTTTCCGCGACTGAGCCCGATTTCAAAACGCTTGAAAAAACAACAAGGAGATTCCCATGTCTGAACGCCACCCCATCATCGCCATCACCGGTTCTTCGGGCGCAGGCACCTCGACGGTGACACGCACGTTTTCCAACATCTTTCGCCGCGAAGGCGTGAAAGCGGCCATCATCGAAGGCGACAGCTTCCACCGCTATGACCGCAAAGAGATGAAGCAACGTGGCGCTGAAGCTGAAAAAGATGGCAACAAACATTTCAGCCACTTCAGTGCCGAGAACAACCTGTTTGGAGACATTGAAAACCTGTTTCGCACCTACGGTGCCACAGGCCAAGGCAAGTCACGCAAGTACCTGCACAACGCCGAAGAAGCTGCGCCTTACCAACAAGACCCCGGCACGTTCACACCTTGGGAAGACCTGCCGAACGACACCGACATGCTGTTTTACGAAGGTTTGCACGGCGCCGTGGTCACGCCCGAGCACAACATCGCGCAGCATCCCGATTTGCGTGTGGGCGTGGTGCCCGTCATCAACCTGGAATGGATTCAGAAACTCTGGCGCGACAAGCATCAGCGCGGCTACAGCACCGAAGCGGTGACCGACACCATCTTGCGCCGCATGCCCGACTATGTGAACTACATCGTGCCGCAGTTTGAGCACACACATGTCAACTTCCAGCGTGTGCCCTTGGTCGACACCTCCAACCCCTTCATCTCGCGTGACATTCCGTCGGCCGATGAAAGCGTGGTGGTGATCCGTTTTGCCAACCCCAAAGGCATCGACTTTCCCTACTTGCTCAACATGATCAACGACTCCTGGATGAGCCGTGCCAACACCATCGTGGTGCCCGGCGGCAAGATGGAAATTGCCATGCAACTCATCTTCACACCGTTCGTGTGGCGAATGATGGAGCGCCGCAAACGCGCTCTGGGCCAGGCTTGAAGCGGGGCAAAAGCACCATGAACACCGCTGTAAATCACCCCACCCCCGAGATGGCCCGCCGCATGGCCAACGCCGTGCGCATGCTGGCCGTGGACGCCGTTGAAGCGGCCAAGTCGGGCCACCCCGGTGCCCCCATGGGCATGGCCGACATCTCCGAAGTCCTGTGGAACCGGCATCTGAAACACAACCCACTCAACCCGCAGTGGGCTGACCGTGACCGTTTTGTGTTGTCTAACGGCCACGGCTCGATGCTGATTTATGCCTTGCTGCACCTGACAGGCTACGACCTGGCACTGGACGAGCTGAAAAAGTTCCGCCAACTGCACAGCAAAACCCCTGGCCACCCAGAAGTGGACATCACGCCTGGCGTGGAAACCACCACGGGCCCCTTGGGTCAGGGCATTACCAACGCCGTGGGCATGGCACTGGCCGAAAAAATGTTGGCCGATGAATTCAATCGCGAGGAAGACGGTCAGCGCCTGGACATCGTGGACCACATGACCTATGTGTTTTTGGGTGATGGCTGCCTGATGGAGGGCATCAGCCACGAGGCCTGTTCGCTGGCGGGTACATTGCGCCTGTCCAAACTGGTGGCGCTGTACGACGACAACGGCATCTCGATCGATGGCCATGTGGAAGGTTGGTTCACCGACGACACGCCCAAGCGCTTTGAAGCCTATGGCTGGAATGTGATCGCCAAGGTGGATGGCCACGACCCGCAAGCGGTCAACGCCGCCATCGAGGCGGCCAAGGCGCAAGCCCACAGCCCCAATGGCAAGCCCACGCTGATCTGCTGCCAAACTGTGATCGGTATGGGCTCACCCAACAAAGCGGGCACCCACGATGTGCATGGCGCAGCGCTGGGCGCTGCCGAAGTGGCCGCCACCCGCGAAGCGCTGAACTGGCCTTATGCGCCCTTTGAGGTGCCTGCCGATGTGGCCACTGCTTGGGATGCCCGCGCCAGTGGCACACGCGCCGAAAGCCAATGGCGGGAGCGCTTTGCAAGCTATGAAAGCCGCTACCCGGAAGAGGCGGCTGAATTTGAGCGTCGCATGAAAGGCGACTTGGCTGAAACCTACGTCCAGGGTCTGGAAAAAGCCTTGGCCGCCATCGCCGCTAAACCCGATGCCGTGGCCACCCGCAAGGCCAGCCAAAATGCGCTGGATGTGTTGGCTCCCTTGTTGCCCGAGTTTTTTGGCGGCAGCGCTGACCTGACGGGCTCCAACCTGACCAACTTCAAGACCTGCACCAAAGCTGGCCGCGACACCTGGGGTAACCACCTCTCTTATGGCGTGCGCGAGTTTGGCATGGCCGCCATCATGAACGGCATGGCGCTGCATGGGGGTTACATCCCTTACGGTGGCACTTTCCTCACGTTCTCGGACTATTCACGCAATGCCATTCGCATGGCAGCGCTCATGAAAAAGCGCGTGATCCACGTCTTCACGCACGACTCGATTGGTCTGGGCGAAGACGGCCCCACGCACCAAAGCGTGGAGCATGTGCCCAGTTTGCGCATCATCCCGGGGCTGGATGTGTGGCGGCCCGCCGATGGCTTGGAAACCGCCGTGGCCTGGGCCTGTGCGGTGGAGCGCCTCGACGGCCCAAGCGCGTTGGCGCTGTCACGCCAGAACTTGCCACAACTGTTGACCGACGCCGCCGATGCGGCCAAGGTGCGCCAGGGGGGCTACATCCTGAGCGACATGCCGGGCGCCCAAGCCATCATCGTGGCCACAGGGTCCGAGACCTCTTTGGCCATGAAAGCGCAAGCCGAACTGGCCACCCAAGGCGTGGCCACAAGGGTGGTGTCCATGCCCTGCACCAATGTGTTTGACCGTCAAAGTGAAGCGTACCAAGACATGGTCTTGCCGCTGGGCTTACCCACCGTGGCCGTGGAAGCGGCACACCCCGATTTTTGGCGCAAATACGTGGGACGCACCGGCATGGTGATTGGTATGAACAGCTTTGGTGAGTCAGCACCAGCC is drawn from Limnohabitans sp. 63ED37-2 and contains these coding sequences:
- a CDS encoding HAD-IA family hydrolase, with the protein product MLQALIFDVDGTLADTEMAHLAAFNHAFAEMGLDWRWDVPLYTRLLAVSGGKERIKAYWQTLETQPKDITGAGMQETIDHLHEIKTAAYEQAVQDGAVQMRPGVLALLSAASAAGLQLAIATTTSPVNIAALLRQAIGPDWQLHFAVIEDASTAPRKKPDPMVYQQTLSRLGLAPEHCLAFEDSENGLRAAMAAGLPTVITPNDFTAEHDFKGALRIVPSLHGVGLAQLREWHQSAFKATA
- the rpe gene encoding ribulose-phosphate 3-epimerase: MSTVRIAPSILSADFARLGEEVRAIEAAGADWVHFDVMDNHYVPNLTIGPLVCEAIRPHVQIPIDVHLMVEPVDALVPLFAKAGANIITFHPEASRHVDRTLQMIRDHGCKAGLVFNPATPLEWMDHVMDRLDVVLLMSVNPGFGGQKFIPSTLPKLQAARQRINTHVARGGQNIVLEVDGGVKTDNIAQIVAAGADTCVAGSAVFGAPDADGGYRGVMQALKQAAVA
- a CDS encoding class 1 fructose-bisphosphatase produces the protein MSLSPRTTPTLTQYLIEERRRFPDASGDFNALILDVAMACKAIAKSVAYGALADMYGNHAADAGGSINVQGETQKKLDVVSNELFIRMNEWGGHLAGMASEEMDLPYDIPPQHPRGKYLLVFDPLDGSSNIDVNVSVGSIFSVLRAPDATAEGGPLTEADFFQPGTRQIAAGYALYGPTTMLVLSVGNGVAGFTLDPVMGEFMLTHPELRVPEDTQEFAINASNSRFWEAPVKRYVDECLAGKTGPRGKDFNMRWIASMVAEAHRILMRGGVFMYPRDTKDPSKPGRLRLLYEANPVGFIMEQAGGRASTGQVPMLSVQPTSLHQRIGLVFGSKNEVERIERYHAEPPKQDSFAPLFGERSLFRD
- a CDS encoding phosphoribulokinase, whose product is MSERHPIIAITGSSGAGTSTVTRTFSNIFRREGVKAAIIEGDSFHRYDRKEMKQRGAEAEKDGNKHFSHFSAENNLFGDIENLFRTYGATGQGKSRKYLHNAEEAAPYQQDPGTFTPWEDLPNDTDMLFYEGLHGAVVTPEHNIAQHPDLRVGVVPVINLEWIQKLWRDKHQRGYSTEAVTDTILRRMPDYVNYIVPQFEHTHVNFQRVPLVDTSNPFISRDIPSADESVVVIRFANPKGIDFPYLLNMINDSWMSRANTIVVPGGKMEIAMQLIFTPFVWRMMERRKRALGQA
- the tkt gene encoding transketolase, with amino-acid sequence MNTAVNHPTPEMARRMANAVRMLAVDAVEAAKSGHPGAPMGMADISEVLWNRHLKHNPLNPQWADRDRFVLSNGHGSMLIYALLHLTGYDLALDELKKFRQLHSKTPGHPEVDITPGVETTTGPLGQGITNAVGMALAEKMLADEFNREEDGQRLDIVDHMTYVFLGDGCLMEGISHEACSLAGTLRLSKLVALYDDNGISIDGHVEGWFTDDTPKRFEAYGWNVIAKVDGHDPQAVNAAIEAAKAQAHSPNGKPTLICCQTVIGMGSPNKAGTHDVHGAALGAAEVAATREALNWPYAPFEVPADVATAWDARASGTRAESQWRERFASYESRYPEEAAEFERRMKGDLAETYVQGLEKALAAIAAKPDAVATRKASQNALDVLAPLLPEFFGGSADLTGSNLTNFKTCTKAGRDTWGNHLSYGVREFGMAAIMNGMALHGGYIPYGGTFLTFSDYSRNAIRMAALMKKRVIHVFTHDSIGLGEDGPTHQSVEHVPSLRIIPGLDVWRPADGLETAVAWACAVERLDGPSALALSRQNLPQLLTDAADAAKVRQGGYILSDMPGAQAIIVATGSETSLAMKAQAELATQGVATRVVSMPCTNVFDRQSEAYQDMVLPLGLPTVAVEAAHPDFWRKYVGRTGMVIGMNSFGESAPAPALYAHFGITTERVCEAVRTLVHRHTHRQAQVLPEHIVPSDN